A window of the Hordeum vulgare subsp. vulgare chromosome 5H, MorexV3_pseudomolecules_assembly, whole genome shotgun sequence genome harbors these coding sequences:
- the LOC123399217 gene encoding protein LTV1 homolog codes for MAGAGVGGRKARNFATFRLFPRDGAADPNDRVFVRVDNNAYTIPGFGDDEDPSLSPTAAAADQLPSSTSGPLPDHVRQQILELGLPDDGYNYLLHLRELRPSAVPSSFVPNHTTRPEHVPLDVKAYDASKVRVASGTVEEELDEGRTMCKVAAKTAPVRRVEKAVDPDVARLLDESEDEGLEEDFVIMANQAEGDDMEDESEEEGGGVFSDVENDEEFEVEEGEPKPRVPRLLDEQFDLLALEEYGASDDDDGAVRDGEHELPTEVIDELKLFHNQNVCVDEEYRTPADFVRGKLDSTTAEEVDESANVIQKCAEYAERYLNENAEDEEVLLVSESSDESEVWDCETIVSTYSNLDNHPGKIQTPGNPRNRLPKVFPGETATTKDIIKLHGKEKLPVDYLPQRKRKVEKEKKAKPTEEASDAEYFKKVVQKETKDEKKARKSAVKEEKREARKAKKELKELYKFETQKAQKVAAITGPSSIRLI; via the exons atggcagGAGCAGGAGTCGGCGGCCGCAAGGCTCGTAACTTCGCGACCTTTCGCCTATTCCCCCGCGACGGTGCCGCCGACCCCAACGACCGCGTCTTCGTCCGCGTCGACAACAACGCCTACACCATCCCCGGCTTCGGCGACGACGAAGacccttccctctcccccaccgccgccgccgccgaccaacTCCCTTCCTCCACCTCTGGCCCCCTCCCCGACCACGTCCGCCAGCAGATCCTCGAGCTCGGCCTCCCGGACGATGGCTACAACTACCTTCTCCATCTCCGTGAGCTGCGGCCCTCCGCTGTGCCCTCCTCCTTCGTACCCAACCATACCACCCGCCCAGAGCACGTTCCCCTGGACGTGAAG GCCTATGATGCAAGCAAGGTGCGGGTTGCTTCTGGCACGGTCGAGGAAGAGTTGGACGAGGGGAGGACCATGTGTAAGGTGGCCGCAAAGACGGCACCAGTGAGGCGAGTCGAGAAGGCCGTCGACCCTGACGTTGCAAGGCTGCTCGATGAGAGCGAGGATGAGGGTTTGGAGGAGGATTTCGTCATCATGGCAAACCAAGCCGAAGGGGATGACATGGAGGACGAAAGTGAGGAAGAGGGGGGTGGTGTGTTCAGTGATGTGGAAAATGATGAGGAGTTCGAGGTTGAAGAGGGTGAGCCCAAGCCGAGGGTGCCACGGTTGCTGGATGAACAATTTGATTTG CTTGCTTTGGAAGAATATGGAgctagtgatgatgatgacggagCTGTTAGAGATGGGGAACATGAACTCCCGACTGAGGTTATAGATGAATTGAAGTTGTTCCACAATCAAAATGTATGCGTTGATGAAGAATATAGAACGCCAGCAGATTTTGTTCGTGGAAAACTTGACTCAACCACCGCTGAGGAGGTGGATGAATCTGCTAATGTGATCCAAAAGTGTGCTGAATATGCTGAAAGGTATTTAAATGAAAATGCGGAAGATGAAGaggtcttgcttgtttcagaaagcagtgatgaatctgaagtttgggacTGTGAGACCATTGTTTCCACGTACTCTAACCTGGACAATCACCCTGGCAAAATTCAAACTCCAGGAAATCCTAGAAATCGTCTTCCCAAAGTTTTCCCTGGGGAAACAGCTACAACGAAAGATATCATCAAGCTTCATGGTAAAGAGAAACTTCCCGTAGATTACCTGCCACAGAGGAAAAGGAAAgttgaaaaggagaagaaagcaaAGCCCACAGAAGAAGCTTCAGATGCTGAATATTTCAAAAAAGTAGTTCAGAAGGAAACAAAAGATGAAAAGAAAGCTAGAAAG TCTGCGgtaaaagaagagaagagagaagcCCGGAAAGCAAAGAAAGAGCTCAAAGAACTGTATAAATTTGAAACACAGAAGGCTCAGAAAGTTGCTGCTATTACAGGACCATCTTCCATACGGCTAAT ATAA
- the LOC123396925 gene encoding mechanosensitive ion channel protein 5-like, producing the protein MDLPRKGSIKAYGSSRSASFDFDQDQDRQRREVVLKINDNVSIAGAGASSFSLKAPAGPDYSAVPVTGSGGSSAPASPTGAGSRFAESFSFKNRPPQSPPSPKSPEGECSDDPPSRLIGNFLRKQAAAGGELALDPELEMEEMRRLLNVPSPSRVSFQQDPRKRFCPSSTTAGSSSSSSDAGANTRKKAGKAGAGSDPAEVLRCSSSTGAGLLPRCKTRSRLMDPPPPSSGSTTEGEQRDRKSFVMQPKSGQLRSGLLNRSGFLGKAGGGHDVEEDDDPFVDEDLAADSKPDTVDCLIILEWVGLVIILVLLVCSVTIPTLARKKLSGLHLWKWEVLICVLICGRLMSGWIIRMAVFFVERNFLLRKKVLYFVYGVRRAVRNVLWLGVALVAWQLLFDKEAQQETHTLVLPYVTKVLCCLLVATAIRLVKTLLLKVLASSFHVSTFFDRIQDALFNQYVIETLSGPPLVDESRMLAEVQRLQSAGASIPSDLQAAAMPSKAAAAPPPPHKSARLTAAASRRGASKQLQRQKSERHLEENSISIDQLHRLSQKNISAWSMKRLMKIVRYGALTTMDEQIKHATGPDQEDELATQIHSEYEAKVAAKRIFQNVAKPGSKHIYLSDLMRFMRQEEALKAMDLFEGAQEHNRVSKRSLKNWVVNAFRERKALALTLNDTKTAVNKLHHMANVVVALIVFALWLLILGFATTKTFVFLSSQLLVAAFIFGNTLKTIFEAIIFLFVMHPFDVGDRCEVDGMQVVVEEMNIMTTIFLRYDNLKVYYPNSKLATLPIMNYYRSPDMGDAVDFSVNVATPPEKLALMKERLMHYLDNKKEHWYPGSMVVLRDIDDTNRLKISIWCRHTINFQDMGMRFDRRELIIQEMMKILRDLDIEYRMLPLDINVRNAPPINSARMPTTWTLNF; encoded by the exons ATGGATCTTCCGCGGAAGGGCAGCATCAAGGCGTATGGCTCGTCGCGCTCGGCGTCCTTCGACTTCGACCAGGACCAGGACCGGCAGCGTCGGGAGGTGGTCCTGAAGATCAACGACAACGTCAGCATCGCCGGCGCGGGCGCcagctccttctccctcaaggcgcccGCCGGGCCGGACTACAGCGCCGTCCCCGTGACCGGCTCGGGCGGGTCGAGCGCGCCGGCGTCGCCCACCGGCGCCGGGAGCCGCTTCGCAGAGTCGTTCAGCTTCAAGAACCGCCCGCCGCAGTCCCCTCCGTCGCCCAAGAGCCCCGAGGGGGAGTGCAGCGACGACCCGCCCAGCCGCCTCATCGGCAACTTTTTGCGGAAGCAGGCCGCTGCCGGGGGCGAGCTCGCGCTTGACCCCGAGCTCGAGATGGAGGAGATGCGGCGGCTCCTCAACGTGCCCTCCCCTTCCCGCGTCTCCTTCCAGCAGGACCCGCGCAAGCGCTTCTGCCCGTCGTCGACCACGgcgggctcctcctcctcctcgtccgacgCCGGCGCCAACACACGGAAGAAGGCCGGCAAAGCGGGGGCAGGATCCGACCCCGCCGAGGTGCTACGCTGCTCGTCGTCCACGGGCGCCGGCCTGCTGCCGCGCTGCAAGACGCGGTCCCGGCTAATGGACCCCCCACCGCCGTCGAGCGGGTCGACCACCGAAGGGGAGCAGCGGGACCGCAAGTCGTTCGTGATGCAGCCCAAGTCCGGGCAGCTCCGGTCTGGCCTCCTGAACAGGTCGGGGTTCCTGGGCAAGGCCGGCGGCGGGCACGacgtggaggaggacgacgacccgTTCGTGGACGAGGACCTCGCGGCCGACTCGAAGCCGGACACGGTGGACTGCCTGATCATCCTGGAGTGGGTGGGCCTGGTGATCATCCTGGTGCTGCTGGTGTGCAGCGTGACCATCCCGACCCTGGCGAGGAAGAAGCTGTCGGGGCTCCACCTGTGGAAGTGGGAGGTGCTCATCTGCGTGCTCATCTGCGGGCGGCTCATGTCCGGGTGGATCATCCGCATGGCCGTCTTCTTCGTGGAGCGCAACTTCCTGCTCCGGAAGAAGGTGCTCTACTTCGTGTACGGCGTGCGGCGGGCGGTGCGCAACGTGCTGTGGCTGGGCGTGGCGCTGGTGGCGTGGCAGCTGCTGTTCGACAAGGAGGCGCAGCAGGAGACGCACACGCTGGTGCTGCCCTACGTGACCAAGGTGCTGTGCTGCCTGCTGGTGGCCACCGCCATCAGGCTGGTGAAGACGCTGCTGCTCAAGGTGCTCGCCTCGTCCTTCCACGTCTCCACCTTCTTCGACAGGATCCAGGACGCGCTCTTCAACCAGTACGTCatcgagacgctctccggcccgCCATTGGTTGACGAGAGCCGCATGCTTGCAGAGGTGCAGCGCCTGCAGAGCGCCGGGGCGTCCATCCCCAGCGACCTCCAGGCGGCGGCCATGCCCAGcaaggccgccgccgccccgccgccgccgcacaaGAGCGCGCGGCTCACGGCGGCCGCGTCCCGGAGAGGGGCCAGCAAGCAGCTGCAGAGGCAGAAAAGCGAGCGGCACCTGGAAGAGAACTCCATCTCCATCGACCAGCTCCACAGGCTGAGCCAGAAGAACATCTCCGCCTGGAGCATGAAGAGGCTGATGAAGATCGTCCGGTACGGGGCGCTGACCACCATGGACGAGCAGATCAAGCACGCGACGGGGCCCGACCAGGAGGACGAGCTGGCCACGCAGATACACAGCGAGTACGAGGCCAAGGTCGCCGCCAAGAGGATCTTCCAGAACGTCGCCAAACCTGGATCCAA GCACATATACCTGTCGGACCTGATGCGCTTCATGAGGCAGGAGGAGGCCCTCAaggccatggatctcttcgagggGGCGCAGGAGCACAACAGGGTGAGCAAGAGGTCGCTCAAGAACTGGGTGGTGAACGCGTTCCGGGAGCGCAAGGCCCTCGCCCTCACGCTCAACGACACCAAGACGGCCGTCAACAAGCTCCACCACATGGCCAACGTCGTCGTCGCGCTCATCGTCTTCGCGCTCTGGCTCCTCATCCTCGGCTTCGCCACCACCAAGACATTCGTCTTCCTCAGCTCGCAGCTCCTCGTCGCCGCCTTCATCTTCGGCAACACCCTCAAGACCATCTTCGAGGCCATCATCTTCCTCTTCGTCATGCACCCTTTCGACGTCGGCGATCGCTGCGAGGTCGACGGGATGCAG GTGGTCGTAGAGGAGATGAACATCATGACCACCATTTTCCTACGCTACGACAACCTCAAGGTCTACTACCCCAACAGCAAGCTCGCCACCCTGCCCATCATGAACTACTACAGGAGCCCTGACATGGGAGACGCCGTCGACTTCTCTGTCAACGTCGCCACGCCGCCGGAGAAGCTGGCCCTCATGAAGGAGAGACTGATGCA CTACCTTGACAACAAGAAGGAGCACTGGTACCCTGGCTCCATGGTCGTGCTCCGCGACATCGATGACACCAACAGGCTGAAAATATCCATCTGGTGCCGGCACACCATCAACTTCCAGGACATGGGGATGAGGTTCGACAGGAGGGAGCTCATTATCCAAGAGATGATGAAGATCTTGAGAGATCTTGACATCGAGTACCGGATGCTGCCGCTCGACATAAATGTTCGCAATGCGCCTCCCATCAATTCGGCTAGGATGCCCACGACATGGACGTTGAATTTTTGA